The proteins below are encoded in one region of Helianthus annuus cultivar XRQ/B chromosome 2, HanXRQr2.0-SUNRISE, whole genome shotgun sequence:
- the LOC110919062 gene encoding WAT1-related protein At3g18200: MKSIHVSGKLKLIIAVLVLQLCFAGFHIVSRVALNIGVSKIVYPVYRNLLALILLAPIAYFYEKKERPPLTFSLLVQIFFLALVGITANQGFYILGLYYATPTFASAMQNSVPAITFLMASALRLEKVDIARRDGLAKVIGTLASVGGAMVITLYKGSPLLHKDAPIVNNEDITLAGPTKMLNWTWGCIFLLGHCLSWAGWMVFQAPIVKKYPAKLSLTCFTCFFGLIQFIVIAAVFERDPVKWKIKSGEEIFTILYAGIISSGVVLWLQTWCIQKGGPVFVAVFQPVQTVLVAIMAFAILQDQLYLGGLLGAVLIMIGLYSVLWGKTEEQRIVARPENSLTKQLLEDEEKVSDIP; the protein is encoded by the exons ATGAAGTCGATTCACGTGTCTGGAAAGTTGAAACTTATCATAGCAGTTCTTGTTTTGCAACTTTGCTTTGCAGGGTTTCATATAGTGTCTAGGGTTGCACTCAATATCGGTGTTAGCAAAATCGTTTATCCTGTTTACAGAAACCTCCTTGCTTTGATTCTTTTGGCTCCGATTGCTTACTTCTACGAGAA GAAAGAAAGACCTCCCCTTACATTTTCGTTACTAGTTCAGATTTTCTTCCTGGCTTTAGTGGG AATTACAGCCAACCAAGGGTTTTATATTCTAGGATTGTACTATGCAACCCCAACTTTTGCTTCTGCTATGCAAAACTCAGTTCCTGCCATCACATTTCTCATGGCTTCTGCTTTAAG GCTTGAGAAAGTAGACATAGCAAGGAGAGATGGGCTGGCAAAAGTTATTGGTACCCTTGCAAGTGTAGGGGGTGCAATGGTTATTACTCTATACAAAGGATCTCCTCTTCTGCACAAAGATGCACCGATTGTCAACAACGAAGATATTACGCTTGCTGGCCCAACAAAAATGCTAAACTGGACTTGGGGTTGTATATTCTTACTCGGTCACTGCTTATCATGGGCTGGTTGGATGGTATTTCAG GCTCCCATTGTCAAGAAGTACCCGGCTAAACTTTCACTCACCTGTTTCACATGCTTCTTTGGGTTGATCCAATTCATTGTCATAGCAGCAGTTTTTGAGAGGGACCCCGTCAAATGGAAAATCAAGTCCGGGGAAGAAATTTTCACCATCTTATACGCC GGTATCATTTCATCTGGAGTTGTCCTATGGCTTCAAACATGGTGCATTCAGAAAGGCGGGCCTGTTTTTGTTGCCGTGTTCCAACCTGTGCAGACTGTTCTTGTTGCTATCATGGCATTTGCAATTCTTCAAGATCAGTTGTACCTTGGAGG ATTGTTAGGGGCAGTGCTGATAATGATTGGTCTGTACTCAGTACTATGGGGCAAAACTGAAGAGCAAAGGATAGTTGCAAGACCAGAAAACTCATTGACAAAGCAACTACTcgaagatgaagaaaaagtttcTGACATCCCTTGA